The Scyliorhinus torazame isolate Kashiwa2021f chromosome 7, sScyTor2.1, whole genome shotgun sequence genome has a window encoding:
- the LOC140427188 gene encoding protocadherin-10-like: MAEPRISNVLKFRPLDIIFLLFVSDLVFAKIHYSIREEMESGAFIGNVAEDLGLNIRWLSARKFRLAPADQRQCLEVNSETGILFANEIDREQLCGLMPACVLTFEIVVEEPLEMYRGEVEILDINDNSPSFPESVILLQMAESMAPGSRFPLESALDPDVGTNAVSVYNISPNEHFGLKVQIGEDGTKIVQLLLEKPLDRERQSSFQLMLTATDGGNPPRSGTARVLITVMDSNDNAPAFGRENYKVSLIENAPRGTLVVSVHATDPDEGSNAEVTYSFSNRVSQKMQELFSLDPRTGEIRVQGIIDYEEGDNYSLDVQAVDNGSPAIAGHSKVLVKVIDVNDNAPVILLTSIAGMVPEDAAPGTVTALINVIDRDSGRNGEVHCEIPKNVPFKLQTSSSGHYKLITSNSLDRETTPLYNIAILARDSGSPPLSTIKTIQITVSDINDNAPRFARPMDTVYLMENNASGASIFAVTAFDSDKGQNSDVTYSFIDNLIQDLPLSNYLNLNSMNGTFYALRSFDYERVKSFQIQVQARDAGVPPLSSSATLNVIILDQNDNAPVIVSPSAQSESAGVEDVPQSAGQGYLVTKIIATDADSGQNARLLYQVLKATDPSLFIVGLNSGEIRTARGILEQDSTTQSLVILVKDNGQPSLSSTATIHFSILGNVTEIVTESSNLETFPEYVSDLNLYLIVILGSTSFIFLIIIILLIGIKCKQDRTTPEDYNSPSCCYGLGDSNNAFNLTPTLKESLNYTGAGESIHIPDAHHYSVCLSPESAKSDFLFLKPYTAPLTQDQC; encoded by the coding sequence ATGGCAGAGCCACGGATAAGCAACGTCTTAAAATTCAGACCGTTGGATATTATTTTCCTTCTTTTTGTATCGGATCTGGTTTTCGCAAAGATTCACTATTCTATTCGCGAAGAAATGGAGTCTGGCGCGTTTATTGGGAACGTCGCGGAAGATTTGGGATTGAACATTCGGTGGCTGTCAGCTCGAAAATTCCGACTGGCCCCTGCTGATCAAAGGCAATGTTTGGAGGTAAATTCAGAAACCGGCATTTTATTTGCGAACGAGATAGATAGAGAACAGCTGTGTGGGCTGATGCCTGCTTGTGTCCTTACTTTCGAGATTGTCGTGGAAGAACCTTTGGAGATGTACCGCGGTGAAGTGGAGATTCTTGATATAAATGATAATTCACCCAGTTTCCCGGAGAGTGTCATTCTCTTACAAATGGCCGAATCCATGGCGCCAGGCTCTCGCTTTCCGCTAGAGAGCGCTCTCGATCCAGACGTAGGGACAAATGCAGTCTCTGTTTACAATATTAGCCCCAATGAGCACTTCGGTCTAAAGGTACAAATTGGAGAGGACGGTACTAAAATTGTCCAGTTGCTGCTGGAGAAACCGTTGGATCGCGAACGGCAGTCATCCTTTCAGCTGATGCTGACGGCCACTGACGGAGGGAATCCGCCCAGATCTGGGACTGCTCGGGTTCTCATCACTGTGATGGACAGCAACGATAATGCCCCTGCTTTCGGTCGCGAGAACTACAAGGTTAGCCTGATAGAAAACGCACCCAGAGGTACCTTGGTGGTTTCAGTCCATGCCACTGATCCAGACGAAGGTTCGAACGCAGAGGTAACTTATTCTTTCAGTAACCGTGTTTCACAGAAAATGCAGGAACTGTTTAGTTTGGATCCTCGAACAGGAGAGATTCGTGTTCAGGGCATAATTGATTATGAAGAAGGTGACAATTACTCACTTGATGTTCAAGCTGTAGACAATGGCTCACCGGCAATTGCAGGACATTCTAAAGTTCTGGTTAAGGTAATCGATGTGAACGATAACGCACCTGTGATATTACTGACGTCCATAGCTGGCATGGTTCCTGAAGATGCTGCTCCCGGGACTGTGACAGCTCTGATCAATGTAATCGATCGAGATTCGGGAAGAAACGGAGAAGTCCACTGCGAGATCCCAAAGAACGTTCCCTTTAAACTTCAAACATCTTCGAGTGGTCATTACAAATTGATAACCAGTAACTCGTTGGACCGTGAAACCACCCCTCTGTACAACATAGCTATTTTAGCCAGGGACTCGGGGTCTCCTCCGCTCTCAACAATTAAGACTATTCAGATAACGGTATCTGATATAAACGATAACGCCCCAAGGTTTGCTCGACCCATGGACACTGTGTATTTGATGGAGAACAACGCTTCCGGTGCTTCTATTTTCGCAGTGACTGCTTTCGATTCTGACAAGGGTCAGAATTCCGACGTCACTTACTCTTTCATAGACAACCTGATTCAAGATTTACCATTGTCAAATTACCTCAACCTTAATTCGATGAACGGTACCTTTTACGCGCTGCGTTCTTTTGACTACGAGCGAGTGAAAAGCTTCCAGATTCAAGTCCAAGCCCGAGACGCTGGCGTTCCCCCTTTGAGCAGCAGCGCAACATTGAATGTGATCATCCTGGATCAAAATGACAACGCTCCAGTAATTGTGTCACCTTCAGCACAGAGCGAATCAGCAGGAGTGGAGGATGTGCCTCAGTCAGCGGGCCAGGGATACTTGGTCACAAAGATAATCGCAACTGATGCTGATTCTGGTCAGAACGCACGGCTCCTCTATCAGGTGCTGAAAGCCACTGATCCCAGCTTGTTTATCGTGGGGCTTAACTCTGGAGAAATCAGAACTGCTCGAGGAATTTTGGAGCAGGATTCTACCACTCAGAGTCTTGTGATATTGGTGAAGGATAATGGACAGCCGAGTCTCTCCAGCACGGCTACAATCCACTTTTCAATCTTGGGCAATGTTACTGAAATTGTCACCGAAAGCAGTAACTTAGAGACATTTCCTGAATATGTCTCTGATTTAAATCTTTATTTAATTGTCATTTTGGGTTCAACTTCCTTTATATTTCTTATAATCATCATTTTGCTGATTGGCATCAAGTGTAAACAGGACAGAACTACTCCTGAAGACTACAACTCCCCAAGTTGTTGCTATGGACTGGGCGATTCTAATAATGCCTTCAATCTGACACCTACACTGAAAGAATCTTTAAATTATACTGGGGCTGGAGAGAGTATTCACATCCCTGACGCGCATCATTATTCAGTTTGTCTGTCTCCCGAATCAGCTAAGAGCGATTTTCTGTTTTTGAAGCCCTACACAGCGCCCTTGACTCAGGACCAATGTTAA
- the LOC140427186 gene encoding protocadherin-10-like: MAEPRITNALKFRPFDIIFLLFVSDLAFGKIHYSIREEMESGAFVGNVAEDLGLDIRRLSARKFRLAPADKRHCLEVNLETGILFMNERIDREQLCGQMPACVLSFEIFVEEPLEMYRGEVEILDINDNSPTFPESVILLQMAESMAPRSRFPLESALDADVGTNAVTVYNISPNEHFGLKVETVEDGTKIVQLLLEKPLDREWLSSFQLMLTATDGGSPRKSGTARILITVLDINDNAPAFDRNVYKVSLIENSPRGTLVVSVHATDADEGSNAELTYSLSNRVSLKIQELFRLDPRTGEISVQGTIDYEEDDNYSLDVQAVDNGSPAIGGHSKVLVKVIDVNDNAPEILLKSVASRIPEDAAPGTVTALINVIDRDSGKNGQVHCEIPKNVPFKLQTTSSGHYKMITSDMLDRETTPLYSIAILARDSGSPPLSTNKTIQITVTDINDNAPRFARPMDTVYVMENNAPGASIFAVTAFDPDQDQNSHITYSFTDNLVHDLLLSNYLNLNSMNGTFYSLRSFDYERVKNFQIQIQARDAGVPPLSSSATLNVVILDQNDNAPVIVSPSTQSGSPGVEAVPQSVGQGYLVTKIIATDADSGQNARLLYQVLKATDPSLFIVGLHSGEIRTAREILEQDSTTQSLVILVMDNGQPSLTSTATIHFPIFGNVTEIFSESRNLVINTEYVSDINLYLIVILGSTSFIFLVTIILLIGIKCKQDRNSPEVYNSPSCCYGLDDSNNAFDPRPTLKESFHYTGAGEIIPDSHQYSVCLSPESAQSDFLFLKPYTPPMSQDQC, from the coding sequence ATGGCAGAGCCACGGATAACCAACGCCTTAAAATTCAGACCATTTGATATTATTTTCCTTCTTTTTGTATCCGATCTGGCTTTCGGAAAGATTCACTATTCGATTCGCGAAGAAATGGAGTCTGGCGCATTTGTTGGGAATGTCGCCGAAGATTTGGGATTGGACATTCGGAGGCTGTCAGCTCGAAAATTCCGACTGGCTCCCGCTGATAAAAGGCACTGTTTGGAGGTGAATTTAGAAACCGGCATTTTATTTATGAACGAGAGGATAGATAGGGAACAGCTGTGTGGGCAGATGCCAGCTTGTGTTCTTTCTTTCGAGATTTTCGTGGAAGAACCTTTGGAGATGTACCGCGGTGAAGTGGAGATTCTTGATATAAATGATAATTCGCCCACTTTCCCGGAGAGTGTCATTCTCTTACAGATGGCCGAATCCATGGCGCCACGCTCTCGGTTTCCGCTAGAGAGCGCTCTCGATGCAGACGTGGGGACAAATGCAGTCACTGTTTATAATATCAGCCCCAATGAGCACTTCGGCCTAAAAGTGGAGACTGTAGAAGACGGTACTAAAATTGTCCAGTTGCTGCTGGAGAAACCGTTGGACCGCGAGTGGTTGTCATCCTTTCAGCTGATGCTGACCGCCACTGACGGAGGGAGCCCTCGAAAATCTGGGACGGCTCGGATTCTCATCACTGTGCTGGATATCAACGACAATGCACCTGCGTTCGATAGAAACGTCTACAAGGTCAGCCTGATAGAAAACTCACCCAGAGGTACCTTGGTGGTTTCAGTCCATGCCACTGATGCAGACGAAGGCTCGAACGCGGAACTAACTTATTCTCTCAGTAACCGTGTTTCACTGAAAATACAGGAACTGTTTAGATTGGATCCTCGGACAGGAGAGATTAGTGTTCAGGGCACAATTGATTATGAGGAAGATGACAATTATTCACTTGATGTTCAAGCTGTAGACAATGGTTCACCGGCAATTGGAGGACATTCTAAAGTTCTGGTCAAGGTAATTGATGTCAATGACAACGCCCCTGAGATATTACTGAAGTCAGTTGCTAGCAGGATCCCAGAAGATGCTGCTCCCGGGACTGTGACAGCTCTGATCAATGTAATCGATCGAGATTCTGGAAAAAACGGACAGGTGCACTGCGAAATCCCTAAGAACGTCCCCTTTAAACTTCAAACAACTTCGAGTGGGCATTACAAAATGATAACCAGTGACATGTTGGACCGTGAAACCACCCCTCTGTACAGCATAGCTATTTTAGCCAGGGACTCGGGATCTCCGCCGCTATCAACAAATAAAACCATTCAGATAACGGTAACTGATATAAACGACAACGCCCCAAGGTTTGCTCGACCCATGGACACAGTGTATGTGATGGAGAACAACGCTCCCGGTGCTTCTATTTTCGCAGTGACTGCTTTCGATCCTGACCAGGATCAGAATTCCCACATCACTTATTCTTTCACAGACAACCTGGTTCACGATTTACTATTGTCAAATTATCTCAATCTTAATTCGATGAACGGGACCTTTTACTCGCTGCGCTCTTTTGACTACGAGCGAGTGAAAAACTTCCAGATTCAAATCCAAGCCCGGGACGCTGGCGTTCCCCCTCTGAGCAGCAGCGCAACATTGAATGTGGTCATCCTGGATCAGAATGACAACGCTCCAGTAATTGTGTCACCTTCAACGCAGAGCGGATCACCAGGAGTGGAGGCTGTGCCACAGTCGGTGGGCCAGGGGTACTTGGTCACCAAGATAATCGCAACTGATGCTGATTCTGGTCAGAACGCACGGCTCCTATATCAGGTGCTGAAAGCCACTGATCCCAGTTTGTTCATCGTGGGGCTTCATTCTGGAGAAATCAGAACAGCCCGAGAAATTTTGGAGCAGGATTCTACCACTCAGAGCCTTGTGATCTTGGTGATGGATAATGGACAGCCGAGTCTCACCAGCACGGCTACAATCCACTTTCCAATCTTTGGCAATGTTACTGAAATCTTCTCCGAAAGCAGGAACTTAGTGATAAATACTGAATATGTCTCTGATATAAATCTTTATTTAATTGTCATTTTAGGTTCAACTTCCTTTATATTTCTTGTAACCATCATTTTGCTGATTGGCATCAAGTGTAAACAGGACAGAAATTCACCTGAAGTCTACAACTCCCCAAGTTGTTGCTATGGACTGGACGATTCTAATAATGCCTTTGATCCGAGACCAACACTGAAAGAATCTTTCCATTATACTGGGGCTGGAGAGATTATCCCTGACTCGCATCAATATTCAGTTTGTCTGTCTCCCGAATCGGCTCAGAGCGATTTTCTGTTTTTGAAGCCCTACACACCGCCGATGTCTCAGGACCAATGTTAA
- the LOC140427189 gene encoding protocadherin-10-like → MNTGLCVLWLYTVKIIILIGVPRIRSCAALRKTSVMQGADSLCRCGPMRISNTSRDLLLLLRHRTRTGTERQSVPAFILWKGLCEFARYSDIKVFCGLCDRAALALNKLPVYFCASPNITAMAEPRITNALKFRPLGVIFLLFVSDLVFGKIHYSIREEMESGAFIGDVAEDLGLNIRRLSARKFRLVPAGQRQCLEVNLETGILFASERIDREQLCGQMPACVLSFQIVVEEPLEMYRGEVEIVDINDNSPSFPESFILLQMAETMAPVSRFPLESALDPDMGTNAVSVYNISPNEHFGLKVETAEDGTKIVELLLEKPLDRERQSSFQLMLTATDGGSPPRSGTARILITVLDSNDNVPAFDSKIYKVSLTENSPRGSLVVSVHATDPDEGSNGEVTYFFSNRVSQKMQELFSLDARTGEIRVQGIIDYEEDDNFSLDIHAVDNGSPAIAGRSKVLVKVIDVNDNAPGILLTSVAGIVREDAVPGTVTALIDVIDRDSGINGQVHCEIPKNVPFKLQSSSSGHYKLITNDMLDRETTPLYNIDIVARDSGSPPRSTNKTIQITVSDINDNAPRFARPMDTVYVTENNAPGASIFAVTAFDPDQGQNSYITYSFTENLIQELPLSNYLNLNSMNGTIYALRSFDYERVKNFQIQVRARDAGVPPLSSSATLNVIILDQNDNAPVIVSPSAQSGSAGVEVVPQSAGQGYLVTKIIATDADSGQNARLLYQVLKATEPSLLIVGHHSGEIRTARGILEQDSTTQSLVILVKDNGQPSLSSTATIHFSILGNVTEIFSESSNLVTNPEYVSDINLYLIVILGSTSFIFLIIIILLIGIKCKQDRNTPEVYNSPSCCHGLDDSNNAFNLTPTLKESLNYTGAGEIIHIPETHHYSVCLSPESAKSDFLFLKPYTPPMTQDQC, encoded by the coding sequence ATGAATACCGGATTATGCGTATTATGGTTGTACACTGTTAAAATAATCATCCTGATTGGAGTTCCTCGCATCAGGAGCTGTGCAGCTTTAAGAAAAACTAGTGTAATGCAAGGGGCTGACTCGCTGTGTCGCTGCGGACCAATGAGGATCTCAAATACAAGCAGAGATCTATTGCTCCTCCTCCGGCACAGAACCAGAACAGGAACAGAAAGACAATCGGTGCCTGCATTCATTCTGTGGAAAGGTCTCTGTGAATTCGCTCGGTATTCTGATATTAAGGTATTTTGTGGATTATGCGATCGGGCAGCGCTTGCCCTGAATAAACTACCGGTTTATTTTTGCGCCTCTCCAAATATAACCGCAATGGCAGAGCCACGGATAACCAACGCCTTAAAATTCAGACCATTGGGTGTTATTTTCCTTCTTTTTGTATCGGACTTGGTTTTCGGAAAGATTCACTATTCTATTCGCGAAGAAATGGAGTCTGGCGCATTTATTGGGGATGTCGCCGAAGATTTGGGATTGAACATTCGGAGGCTGTCAGCTCGAAAATTCCGACTGGTTCCTGCTGGTCAAAGGCAATGTTTGGAGGTGAATTTAGAAACCGGCATTTTATTTGCGAGCGAAAGGATAGATAGGGAACAGCTGTGTGGACAGATGCCAGCTTGTGTCCTTTCTTTCCAGATTGTTGTGGAAGAACCTTTGGAGATGTACCGCGGCGAAGTGGAGATTGTTGATATAAATGATAATTCACCCAGTTTCCCGGAGAGTTTCATTCTCTTACAAATGGCCGAAACCATGGCGCCAGTCTCTCGATTTCCGCTAGAGAGCGCTCTCGATCCAGACATGGGGACAAATGCAGTCAGTGTTTACAATATCAGCCCCAATGAGCACTTCGGTCTGAAAGTGGAGACTGCAGAAGACGGTACTAAAATAGTCGAATTGTTATTGGAGAAACCGTTGGACCGCGAACGGCAGTCGTCCTTTCAGCTGATGCTGACGGCCACTGACGGAGGGAGTCCTCCCAGATCTGGGACTGCTCGGATTCTCATCACTGTGCTGGACAGCAACGACAATGTACCTGCTTTCGATAGCAAGATCTACAAGGTCAGCCTGACTGAAAACTCTCCAAGAGGTTCCTTGGTGGTTTCAGTCCATGCCACTGATCCAGACGAAGGTTCGAACGGGGAGGTAACTTATTTTTTCAGTAACCGTGTTTCACAGAAAATGCAGGAATTGTTTAGTTTGGATGCTCGAACAGGAGAGATTCGTGTTCAGGGTATAATTGATTATGAGGAAGATGACAATTTTTCACTTGATATTCATGCTGTCGACAATGGTTCACCGGCAATTGCAGGACGTTCTAAAGTTCTGGTTAAGGTTATTGATGTCAATGATAACGCCCCTGGGATATTACTGACGTCCGTTGCTGGCATCGTCCGTGAAGATGCTGTTCCCGGGACTGTGACAGCTCTGATTGATGTAATCGATCGAGATTCTGGAATAAACGGACAAGTGCACTGCGAGATCCCGAAGAACGTTCCCTTTAAACTTCAGTCATCTTCGAGTGGTCATTACAAATTGATAACCAATGACATGTTGGACCGTGAAACCACTCCTCTGTACAACATAGATATCGTAGCCAGGGACTCGGGGTCTCCGCCGCGCTCAACAAATAAAACCATTCAGATTACTGTATCTGATATAAACGATAACGCCCCAAGGTTTGCTCGACCCATGGACACAGTGTATGTGACGGAGAACAACGCTCCCGGTGCTTCTATTTTCGCAGTGACTGCTTTTGATCCTGACCAGGGTCAGAATTCCTACATCACTTACTCTTTCACAGAAAATCTGATTCAAGAGTTACCATTGTCAAATTATCTGAATCTTAATTCGATGAACGGGACCATTTACGCGCTGCGCTCCTTTGACTACGAGCGAGTGAAAAACTTCCAGATTCAAGTCCGAGCCCGAGACGCTGGCGTTCCCCCTCTGAGCAGCAGCGCAACATTGAATGTGATCATCCTGGATCAGAATGACAACGCTCCAGTAATTGTTTCACCTTCCGCACAGAGCGGATCAGCAGGAGTGGAGGTTGTGCCTCAGTCAGCAGGCCAGGGGTACTTGGTCACCAAGATAATCGCAACTGATGCTGATTCTGGTCAGAACGCACGGCTCCTCTATCAGGTGCTGAAAGCCACAGAGCCCAGTTTGCTCATCGTGGGGCATCACTCTGGAGAAATCAGAACAGCCCGAGGAATTTTGGAGCAGGATTCTACGACCCAGAGCCTTGTGATCTTGGTGAAGGATAATGGACAGCCGAGTCTCTCCAGCACGGCCACAATCCACTTTTCAATCTTGGGCAATGTTACTGAAATATTCTCCGAAAGTAGCAACTTAGTTACAAATCCTGAATATGTCTCTGATATAAATCTTTATTTAATTGTCATTTTGGGTTCAACTTCCTTTATATTTCTTATAATCATCATTTTGCTGATTGGCATCAAGTGTAAACAGGACAGAAATACTCCTGAAGTCTACAACTCCCCAAGTTGTTGCCATGGACTGGACGATTCTAATAATGCCTTTAATCTGACACCTACACTGAAAGAATCTTTAAATTATACTGGGGCCGGAGAGATTATTCACATCCCTGAAACGCATCATTATTCGGTTTGTCTGTCTCCCGAATCAGCTAAGAGCGATTTTCTGTTTTTGAAGCCCTACACACCGCCTATGACTCAGGACCAATGTTAA